The following coding sequences lie in one Enterococcus sp. 9E7_DIV0242 genomic window:
- the lepB gene encoding signal peptidase I, producing the protein MENKKKRRRTSEAANVRKKGPSNPQRKYRKQVSGEKMRMQRQKHISFWRKRVKKASEIMELLLFLLFIYCCFYFMLNFRSHEVDGQSMFPTFRDGERLLTHKGKEIQRYDIVTFEPKEEPGSSFVKRVYGTPGDTIYIKDDRLYLFRNGISQKEIAQMIEARQLPDSTTIVALSEESQRELAHLVQIPEKTYFVLGDNRQNSKDSRSIGLIDLEQIEGVVNFRFYPFDRFGFVH; encoded by the coding sequence ATGGAGAATAAAAAGAAAAGACGTCGTACATCGGAGGCTGCGAACGTCCGAAAAAAAGGTCCATCGAATCCACAACGAAAGTATAGAAAACAAGTATCAGGAGAAAAGATGAGAATGCAACGGCAAAAGCATATCTCTTTTTGGAGAAAGCGAGTAAAAAAAGCTTCAGAAATAATGGAGCTGTTGCTCTTCCTATTATTCATCTATTGTTGCTTTTATTTTATGCTCAATTTTCGGTCCCATGAAGTCGATGGACAATCAATGTTTCCAACTTTTCGAGATGGAGAACGACTGCTGACACATAAGGGAAAAGAGATTCAGCGCTATGATATTGTTACCTTTGAGCCAAAGGAAGAACCTGGCTCATCTTTTGTAAAGCGTGTGTATGGGACACCAGGAGATACTATTTATATCAAGGACGATCGTCTTTATTTATTTCGAAACGGTATCAGTCAAAAAGAGATAGCTCAAATGATTGAGGCGAGACAGTTGCCAGATAGTACGACGATCGTTGCGCTTTCCGAAGAAAGCCAAAGGGAGTTGGCACACTTGGTGCAGATACCTGAAAAGACTTATTTTGTTTTAGGTGATAATAGGCAGAATTCTAAGGACAGCCGATCGATTGGCCTGATTGATCTGGAACAGATTGAGGGTGTTGTGAACTTTCGCTTCTATCCGTTTGACCGTTTCGGTTTTGTTCACTAA
- the lepB gene encoding signal peptidase I, translating to MTQSSKKNTERTSSKAYIQRKRKKQQKKRPDTMLNKRQEKKKTVREKQLKTKNGTNHLLCGYRISTIKGKKRRRNYQKLLLELLLSSLIAILLVYVISLFTFTMPQVKGYGMLNELEEGDRLFVNRLGKVERFSLVYFRVPGRKGEVSVRRIVGLPGEELVYKEERLWVNGEEKVERFLIEQVQLARKEGYRLTEDFTSQEISGTERGVIPDGKYLVLGDNRMFASDSRFYGLIDAKDIIGVASMKIFPFHEMMKL from the coding sequence ATGACCCAATCTTCAAAAAAGAACACCGAGCGTACATCATCAAAAGCATATATTCAAAGGAAGAGAAAGAAACAGCAAAAGAAGCGTCCGGATACAATGCTGAACAAACGACAGGAAAAGAAAAAAACTGTCAGAGAGAAGCAATTGAAAACTAAAAATGGGACAAATCATCTTCTTTGTGGATATCGTATTTCTACTATAAAAGGAAAAAAGCGTAGGAGAAACTATCAGAAGCTTCTTTTGGAACTGTTGTTAAGCAGTTTAATCGCTATTTTGCTTGTTTATGTAATTTCGTTATTTACCTTTACGATGCCACAGGTAAAGGGATACGGCATGCTGAATGAGCTTGAAGAAGGAGACCGCCTATTTGTCAACCGATTAGGGAAAGTCGAACGATTTTCCCTTGTTTACTTTCGAGTACCGGGACGCAAAGGCGAGGTGTCCGTCCGCCGCATTGTCGGACTTCCTGGAGAAGAGCTGGTATACAAGGAAGAACGGCTATGGGTAAATGGAGAAGAAAAGGTGGAACGGTTCCTGATTGAGCAAGTACAGCTTGCAAGGAAAGAGGGGTATCGGCTGACAGAAGATTTTACAAGCCAAGAGATCTCAGGGACAGAACGAGGTGTGATTCCAGATGGAAAATACCTTGTATTAGGAGATAATCGAATGTTTGCTTCGGATAGTCGTTTTTATGGGCTGATCGATGCAAAGGATATCATCGGTGTCGCATCAATGAAGATTTTTCCCTTTCATGAAATGATGAAATTGTAA